aaaccttGTGActgccactgccccctcccccccttgttggatcaggacccctacaacgttgtgacatttcagatttaaacagctgGAATCATGAAACttgcagttttaaaaaatcctagcACTGTGAACTTGACCAAAATGGGCTGTGAATTTGGCTGGGCCCTATTGATGGAGCTGATGCTGCCCCTGCTTGTGAATTATGCCCAGAAGCCCACCTGCCCCTCCTTGCAGCGAACGCAGCCTGTGGGCCCCACTGCTTTCCTGCATGGCTTTCAACAGAGTCCTCTGCTTTTGCAAGAGTCTCTGTAGATGAGCACCCAGAAAAACCAAATAAGGTTGCCCCGCACTTTTGGCCCAGGGGTCTCTAGGGATCTATAGGCGGCTTCAGAGCAGTGGGACAGGTGTTGGGGAAGTGGCCTCTGTTCGCTCGCCACAGTGAAGAGTGAGGAAGGGGCAAGTAGAGGGCCAAAGCACCTGACTCAAGATTGGAGGTCGGGTAGATCTCGCTCCATTATctatttcccttcccaccccaaggGGACAACTGGCTGCTCAGAACAGGGATGGTCTCAAGCTGTTCCACGCCACTGGAAGGCAGAAACGGCCTTACCCCTGAGCATGCCATCTCCTGCTCCCATGCACGTGGCGCTGTGCGCTGTAGCCCTCGTGCCTTGCACGGTGTCCATGTGGGAAGGGCTGGATTGCAAAACTGTTACACGTACAAGCCCTGTGTGCAGCTGGGGGTGGTAGGTTTTGAGGCTTGGTTGGCACTGGGCACCAAACTGCTCTGCCTGGCCTTGTCTGAGCCTGCCTTGTGTTGTCAGACACCACCGGTGTGGTGTTCTGCTCTGTTCAGTGTTGATAACAGTTGGCTGCAtgcgtgtgttccctctgtgtgctgccctggctctgcagataGCTGAcccagcagaccccgagagaacccccaatgaccacagactccgagaaggtacgaaggcacctagccaggtttattgtcaaacaaagcacagtaatagttccccGTAGACTCTACAGGACATACTATGAATATGTGCCCCCTGACAGtggaccagctcagtcagtggtgggactctccactgccccctaggccagacaaagacactgCCCCAGGGATGCATCTTATACATAGGTACAAACAAGTTATACATAATTCCTGACGTATTGAGGTGCATCCTCTCTACGTAGCAAGGTGCcgcctctcaccttgtacatgttggtttgaacaAAACAACCCCATCCATCATAGTACCCTTTTGCCCCTGTCTGTAGGATGGGTTGgcctgttccttgttatgtgTGTGGAACGTGCAAGTATCAGTGTGTTCTGGTATCTAGCCTCCAGGACGTTCTAGGTCTGTATCTTCTTGCAGCATCAGCCCTTTCCTTACCAGcgtctgtgagcagggcctgcctctggctcccagcttaactttgctttatgtcagCAGAGTCTTGACCATTCCTTTAGCTCAGGCTTTAGGCCTCCCACTGGGCCTCTGATACCAAGGGTTTCTGTTTCAGGGCTTCATCTTACTACAGCTCCGCGAGTTATGCAGCCTCTTCGGTGTTGGTGGAACTGGTGTAATGTTTCTGGGCAGCTGACAGGAGTGTGGAGCTGCCTGTCTCTGCGGGCAGGGTGCTGCTCAGGGTGCTGAGTTCTAATCTGGCTCCTCTCACTGACGACATGTCCTCAGGCAGGAATGTTGGCTTCATGCAGGGTTTTTCCCATTGTTTGAGTTCCCGATTTGTGACGGCTGGGGTCTGGTCTTCAGGTGATGCtcgttgggcacccaaaattagagacCATTCTTTAGACACTAGATcttaatctgtgcctcagttttcctttctGTAAAGGATGTGTGAGACTGACCTGCCTTTTGTATGGGCTAAGAGGTGTCTAAGGCACTTGAGGACAAGAGCTGTAGTGACTGTTACCAGGGAGGGTACTGACAGGTGAAAGAGGAGAAGTCACTGCTCCCGTTCGTTGCTGCAACCACAGTGACCTGGCTCCTGAAAGACAAACCAAGGGGTGACATGAGTGCTGCCCTCTGTGATGGGTCCTCGCCTCCtgtaccccaccccccaaaaagctTGGAAATTCAACCCCAAGAGATTCCTTTGATGAAGGTGGTGGGATGTTATAAGCTGCAGAGACCCTAGCTCAGGGAGCCAGATCTGAGCCTGTGGGGATggtggcctagatgacctcttgaggcctcttgcaaccctaatcttctattagTCTAATTACTTTAGACCAGTAAGActcagactcaggcttgcaggctGCCAGTGACTCTTTGTCGTGTcttctgtggctctttgcagcacattaaaacactgatttaattattaaccaatcaggatgctccTGCTATGGTAGCTGATTGTAGTCGATAAATTAATACTTGCACCGTCGTTTTGCTGTGAGACTAATATAGTCACGAGATGTTTCCTGTCACACTGTCTCAGTATGACTCTCTAGTACTGTAGTATATGAAATTATGCATTCACACCCCTGTGGCTCTTCTGGGTAAAGTTGATGGCTAACTTGACTCCTGGACCCCTGAGGTCAGAACCTCCCTGCTCTAACACGGATACATGCAGGCTCTCACGTTGCCATGGTCTTCTCCCTGCAGCTTGCTCACTCCAtccgactgctgctggaatacacGGGCACAGCATATGAGGACAAGATGTacagctgtggggaaggtgagTGCTGCAGGCAGGGAGCAAAGCTAGCCCTCCCCTGGCACACTGAGTGGAAAGCATGCAAAGGGGCCAGGAATTGCTGGTTTGTGTaggagttctgttcctggctctacaGAGGCACCCCTTTCCCTTGCCTAGGCAAAAGGCTCTAGTGAGCCTGCTGGTagttttgaggggtttttttgccGGGCTGACTTGGactagtcccagctctgtgcagtcTGAGTTTCCAGAGAGTAAAGGGGCTTCCTGGTCCCACAAGAAATTCTTAGCATGAATCTCCTTCAGTGGCGTGCCATGCATTCCAGAGGGTCATGTGCTGCAACATGCTGACCTGGTGTTTGATGGGGTAATGTTTACGCTAAGGAAGTAGGGAGTGGATCCCACAGTCCTTGGCTGTTGGATTGGTATCTGACAAACCATGtagtcagggctggattaaccaaTGTACCAATGAGGCCTGAGCCAGCGTAGAGCTGCTAATCCTCTGATGTCTAGCCTGGTGTTTCCTAGTGGCTAGGTCATTAGAGATGACTCTTAATTCATTAATTTCAGGACTGCGTCCTGTTTTACCATTCTGCTCAAACACCTACTCCTAGCTCTCAGCAAATCCCAAGTGCTCCACTGAGTGCCAGTAGTGATTTGGGCATGTCACCCTGCAAAAAGTGTTTATCTGGGTTGGCTAACTCTAGTTGCCTTCACTTCCTAGTTAAGGCAGTTGTCGTCCTAATGTAAGGTAACAAATAGACTTAAACACCAGACTCCCCTCTAGTCTTTACCATTGGTCGACAGGTTGAGTTAAAACTACAACTGCCATGTCTGTCGTCACTAGGATTTTAACTTGTGGTAAGAACACTTTCTCTTGGTGTGAAAACGCCTTTCGTGTTCTCCTCGTGCCCTGGCCAAATTCTAACTCGTCTCCACATTCTACCAAGCTGAAACCGCAGAGGACGACCAACTAGATGGAGAATGCCCTGCATTGTGCTCTAACGTGTTGCATAGGGTTGTGGAGAGCTCATGGGACTGCCCCATCTCACGTTAGGGGCAGTAAGTGTGCATGGATGACTGCTCTTATCTGCCAAATAAAGCCCCAGTTGGCTGTGAGGTTTTGTACTCAACATTGCCCTTTAGAAACCGAGAAGGCTTATTTCCTCTTATCTGGTGTAGGCTCTTTTAACCTGTATTCCCAGCAGGTGTAGTTCCACGCTTGTTATCCAGGCCAGAGTTTTTGGATGCACTGCAAGTTGAGTTTGGCTGACAGTGGACTTTGAGTTAAGTTATTGACAGAGTTGTAAATAATAAACAGGGTGGACTCAAGTTAATTGGCAGCCGGTTCAAATTACAACAGGTCCTGAAACTGTGCACCTGTTCTAAAGAAAACTGTATCTGTCTTAGggtgcaatttttttaaactggcttaGCTAAACTGGTGCAAAGGGCTATGTAGACCTTTTGATTTCAGTTCAGACCAGGCTTATATTTATGCTAAAATGAAATATACCTGACTTAAACCAAAGTAAAGGAGAGCCATGCAgctttttgcaccagtttaacctACACCAGGTTAAACCACCAAAGCAGCCTTCTTGTGTAGACATGGCTACTTGATGGCTGGAAGAGAGCTGGCCTGGAAGAATTCAGGCTCAGGCCATCTTTGACTTAGGACCTGACTTTCAGGAGTGCTGAGCCCCTGGTATGTTCTCTGCCTTCAGTGAGCTGATGTTGCTCAGCACCACGGAGAATCTGCACCACAAGTGTGTGGCATGCTGCCCTAAGATGCCAGGGGAAGGAATTAGGTGGATATTTTGGCAGTGGCCTGTGATCGACCTTCTGTTCTCCTTCCAGCTCCAGACTATGACAAAAGCCAGTGGATTAATGAGAaggagaagctgggactggatttCCCAAATGTATGTAGAATTGCTCTGGGTGGGTGGGCAGGCACCCTGAGGGTGTGGTGGGTTTGGGGGTTTCACTGATCAAGATGGATTCTGGGTGGGGACCAATGCTGGGGTATCAGTGGGGTTCTTGTGCAGCTGTAGCAGGGAGGCAATGAAGAGTCCGGGAGTGTGTCCAGATGGGGGAGTGTGGGAGCCGGAGAAGTGGGAAGAGGTTGCTTACTAACCCTGCCTCTGACTGCCCTTCCAGCTGCCCTACCTCATTGATGGCAAGAACAAGCTTACGCAGAGCAATGCCATCCTCCGGTACATTGCCCGCAAGCACAAGTTGTGTGAGTAtcagtgggggaggtctggaCCTCACTAATGATCAAGGGACTGGGATTTGACTGGGTAGCTGCCAGTGAGCACTCTGACATTTGTTCCGTCTCACAGGTGGCGAGACAGAGGAGGAGATGCTGCGAGTGGACATGCTGGAGAACCAGGCCATGGATTTCCGTATGAGCCTCGTAATGATCTGCTACAATCCTGACTTTGTGAGTTCATCCATGGTGTCCTGGGGGGCTGCAACAAGACCCTGTTGATGCCACGCAAATCCCACTCCAGCATAATGCTATTGGCACCACAGGGTTTTCCTTACTAGATTGGGTCCATTTAGCTGGTATTCTTTTTCTGGTCCAATACTTAATCCTTCAGGGAAAGTGAATAATGGTCTCTGTCACTTGCATAATGCTGTACCTGGGGGATTCCTTCCTGGCCCTCCCAGGTGACCTGCCCTGAAGCTTGATGCTGCTCAcccttagggtacgtctacactagcCGTCggatcggcaggtagtgatcgatcaCTATCGGGGATCtatttatcacgtctagtgtagacacgataaatcaatccctgattgctctgccgtcgactcctgtactccaccacggcgagaggcggaagcagagtcgacgggggagcggcggccgtcGACCCTGCACTGTGAGGACACGAGGGAAGTCGACCTAAGAtgcgtcgacttcagctacgctattctcgtagctgaagttgtgtatcttaggtcgatcccccccacagtgtagaccggGCCTTAGTTTGCCATTGTCATAATAGGAATCTAGGTGCCCTTCCCACTAGAAGAATTTACTGTAGCTTGGGTGGGCACAGGGTTGCCTTGGTCTAATCCACAGCTGTCTCTGAAAtctttccctcttcctctctGCAGGAGAAACTGAAGCCTGGCTACTTGGAGCAGCTGCCCGGGAAGCTGAAGCTGTTCTCCCAGTTCCTGGGGAAGAGGAAGTGGTTTGCTGGGGAGAAGGTACATGGTGGGGGTGCGATTGGGGGGGGGCATGGGAACAAACTCTACTGCCCTGTAtcacctctgtctctctgtctccagaTCACTTTTGTTGACTTTCTCATGTACGACGTCCTGGACCAGAACCGCATGCTTGAGCCCAAGTGCCTGGATCAATTCCAAAACCTGAAGGATTTTCTAGACCGCTTTGAGGTGAGGTTTGCCCTGACTCCTGTAACGCACGACTCTGGTTACCCAGGGAACGCCCAGCTTGCCGCGGGGGCATGGGGCTGTGACCCATTCCGCTTGGTGTGACCAGTTTCTCCATTCCAGCTGTAAACATTAACTCCTTTGCAGAGAACTTGGCCTCCCAAGCTTCTAGCAACAGGCAAAGAGTTCATTCTCTAACAGATACAGCAGCTGCCGGAGTTATTGCTAACAAGTACTTGTTAGTGCTTCTGGTGGTAATGGAGATGTCTGCCCTATTGGTGCCAGAGAGGGGCAGTCTGACAACTCTGGAGAGAGTGAAGTCCCCTCTGCTCTGTAGCCACACaggtttctccccctccccagtgctcTATAGATGTGCTTCAGCCCTGACTCTGAGGCCTTCCTCTGAGAGAAAGGGAGTCTCTCTCCTTGGCCATGTATCTGATGGGCTCTCTGCTGGCCTCTGAGGACTGGCTACCTCCTTCTCTAATGGAGAGGTAGCCACTTCTTGGTGCCCTGCTTGCTTGGTGATCTTGGCAGACACTCTTCAGGTGGCACTGGCAAGCTGGGACAGAACACTCCTACCCTGTGAGCTCTCCTAAGCAATGTCTCTTGGGATTCCCAAAGCGCACTTGCTCCTGTTCTGCTTAGCCCTTGCTCCGTAGGTTGTTGGTCATGAGCTGCTCTAGAAATGGCTGAAATGGCAGGCACTGGCTCCAGGGGGAAATAGGCGCTGGGACAGAAAGTCCATACCTGCCATTATTAGTTTGCTGTATTATTCCTGCCTGACTTCAGCCATAGCTTTGGTGAAGCAAGAGAGAGTCCTCGTATGTGGATCAGGAGCAATGGGCCAGCCTCCAGCCTGCCAAGGTACAAGGCAGTATCCAGGAGCTGGTTATGGATTCCTACCTTTGGCCTggccagagcagagagcagcactTCTCTAACTTGTGGCAGGAGGCAACAGTCCCTAAAAGGTTATCTTAAAACAGAGGACATGCTCTGGCCACTCCTGCCCTGGGGACTGTAGGGGGGAAGTACAGGAGCCAACTTTGCACTCAGAGGTTCACCACTCTTCAGTGCTGGGGGAAACCCTATCTAGTTAGGCGTGTGGTCACTCCTTGAGCAGCACAAAGGAGTAGGGCAGAAAATGTCCAACCATGCCATCAGGTATAACTGGTTCCTCGGGCTTGCTAGACATAACACTGATCAGACTCCTGACCCGGGGGCAAAGGGAACCTCCTTTGGTGTGGCCCAGAAGAGGCTTAGGCTTCATGTTCATGTTTCAGGGGGTTGAGGCTGTGTTGTGAGGTGGTCTGGGAAGCAGACTGTGTCTTCCCTCTGCTCAGGGCTCTTCctctgctctctcctcccccccccaggccctggAGAAGATTGCAGTCTATATGAGCTCTAGCCGCTTCATGAAGACTCCCATCAACAACAGGATGGCCAAATGGAGCAACCAGAAGAAGTAGAtttgtgtggaggggaggggctggagaggaatAATCCAGAGCCCCCACTTGCTGTTTGTGTATGGACTCCCTCAGATCGGATGTTGTGAGGGGGTGAATGGTTGACTCTGTTAAGTGGCAGCTTTAGTGAATTGCTCTCAGTGGAACCATCACTAAACGTGTGTAGTAACCCTACTCTGAAATGCCCAGCCAATAAAATGTTTAGTAATTGCACAATGGCTCCCTCTTGCTGAACTGCTGTAGCCTCCCTGGGAGGAAACCAGCCTCTTCCCCGTGTCTGTTCAGTTAACACAGCTGGGAATAGCCATGTACCCAGCACCCCATCACGTCTCCTACAGGGCAttaagaccaaattctgccttgacTTTTATGCTTCTGCAGTTGTCAGTGGAGTGGCAGAGGTGGAACATGACCCCATTTCCTCCAATCCCTGCTCATGGGAGAATTGTGCTGGTGATACACCTGCCTGGGTGGCAAGGGTGAACTTTAGGCTGAGAGGTGTCTGAACCAAGCTAACAGCCTGAGACTCATTTGGTGCCGATCCGTGTTGCTTAGTGGATTTAGGGGGCTGCTGTTACTGTAGATCCTCTCCAAGGGAAGAGGCTCTGGCCTTTTTCCCATTCCATCCTTGTTGGTGCTTAAAAGCCTTGTCTCCTGGCAACCAACCACTTTCCTGCAGTACTCTACCCTGATGTCCATGGCTTTAGAGGTTATGTGGAGGAGTGATGCCGCAGGCTGGGTTTCCATGGCTCTGGCAACTCAAGGACCAGCATCATCTGAACTTGCAGGGGAGGTTTCCTGTGCCCCATCAATTCCTCTGCAGATACTTAGTTTAAATAGCATTAGGTAGCTTTAGTAAACTGGGGGTTTGGGAAAGTCCAGCTGTTGGTGAAAGACTTAATACTACATCAGTAAACAGGTTGTCAAGGCCCCAGTGATCTAGATCTGCTTTAATGTTCTGGAAGAAGGGAAGCTATGTCTAGCCTGGGTGTAGATGGACTGGTCTAggaacagggtggatttgatttaaaccactagtcaggaagacttgatttaatcatggttttctacataagtgcattcttgttggtggtTATAACCTTCATACATATTCTTCTACAATCTGAGTtgtggtttcatttttagaaggtacacactatacatttttaaacagtaatttattttgaaaacttttcagatagTTTTTtacagctatactgggtcagaaaATGAacgattgtttggttatttcctttaccaaaagtaattgaagcagatagttcacctcccaatgacttggcataaatatctccaattcaacaggttaattattaatatttggaggattttcttgccatgctgtattaggaggagaacatcaccagacatttaaattgttttatttaactaaaacaacattaagtattctggattttttcttcaacagcagatatataatttaacaaaacaagcataagtccctcgcttctcacatttatatccagacttcttctccttgtccagatctattctgcccccaacaatcttctattcattgaactttttgaaactttgcacctTTTAGAGATAGGTAAAGGACTGACTCtttgtacacaaatttgcagaggaacaaatagagttgaggtctgttatttctcacctctctatttatttaaaaacatttttgctgttaaaaagcatgttacctctggagacacaaatccagtttgagaactgcaaaactaagcatctctgatggtatcttctagactgagcactgagtcccattgggttgATAAATGATTTAGGCTAATCTTTCTATACAGAAgctcctggaaccccataaaattgggtccctaatccatgaactattggaactcatttacaaaacttttcttaaacattacatgaatatattgtctcatactctagaattagaatttataatccctcttccatgatgagatatgaGCTCTAATGTATCTTAGTTAATACTATCTTGAAATagtttccgccccctcccccccaccaaaaaaaagcattttatcaaaaaaagctgatttaaatcaaaaggtttttttaatcattgatttttatccaccctgtctAGGAAACATCAATTGGCCTGATTACATAGCTTCACCCTAATTCTCTAGAATCATGCAGCTGGCTTAACAAGCAGCCAGAGATAAGGCATTGGGCATGGCCTTGTTTTGCATCAAggctctaagccctggtctacactaggagttgaggttgaatttagcagcgttagatcgatttaaccctgcacccgtccacatgacacagccatttttttcaacttaaagggctcttaaaatcgatttctttactccacccccgacaaggggatgagcactgaaatcggccttgctgggtcaactTTTGGGTAATGTgtatgcaattcgatggtattggcctccgggagctaacccagagtgctccattgtgaccactctggacagcactctcaactcagatgcgctgtccaggtagacaggaaaaggcctgtgaacttttgaatctcatttcctgtttggccagcatggcaagcagcaggtgagtgcagagttcatcagcagaggtgaccatgatggagtcccagaatcgcaaaagaggtCCAGCATGGACccaatgggaggtacgggatctgatcgctgtatggggagaggaatccgtgctatcagaactatgttccagttttcgaaatgccaaaacatttgtcaaaatctcccagggcatgaaggacagaggccataacagggacccaaagcagtgctgcgtgaaacttaaggagctgagggaagcctaccagagaggcaaacggccactccaggtcaaagccccaaacatgccgcttctatgatgaactgcatgccattttaggaggttcagccaccactaccccagccgtgtgcTTTGACTCTGTCAATGGAgggggaggcaacacggaagcaggttttggggaccaggaagatgatagctcacagcaaagcaagcagagaaaccagttttccagacagccaggaactgtttctcatcctggacctggagccagtacccctcgaacccacccaaggctgcctcccagacctgccaggcagaaaagggacctctggtgagtgtacctttttaaatagtatacatggtttaaaagcaagcatgtttaatgattaatttgccctggcattcgcggccagtacagctactggaaaagtctgttaacatgtctggggatggagcggacatcatccaggagagcttcatggagttctcccaaagcctttgcaaaaggtttctggggagggcagccttattccgtccacgatggtaggacactttaccatgccaggccagttgcacgtagtcaggaatcattgcagaacaaagcattgtagtgtatgtttgctggcattcaaacaacatccattctttatctctctatcctcaggagagtgatatcattcatggtcacctggttgaaatagggtgctttgcttaaggggacattcagaggtgcctgttccttctgggctgtttgcctgtggctgaacagaaatgttcactgctgttagccacgcagtggTGGGAGGGGTTAGCCATGcggtgtggggaggcaaaatgtgaccttggaacgaaagcacatgtgctatgtatgtaatgttaacagccaggtttactgtgaaagtgtacccattgttctataaaatgtctttttaaataccactgtccctttttttttctccaccagctgcatgtgtttcaaggatcacaggatcttctccttcccagaggctagcaaagattagaaggcaaaaaaaaaacgcactcgtgatgaaatattctc
The sequence above is a segment of the Eretmochelys imbricata isolate rEreImb1 chromosome 21, rEreImb1.hap1, whole genome shotgun sequence genome. Coding sequences within it:
- the LOC144278149 gene encoding glutathione S-transferase Mu 1-like; the encoded protein is MPAVLGYWDIRGLAHSIRLLLEYTGTAYEDKMYSCGEAPDYDKSQWINEKEKLGLDFPNLPYLIDGKNKLTQSNAILRYIARKHKLCGETEEEMLRVDMLENQAMDFRMSLVMICYNPDFEKLKPGYLEQLPGKLKLFSQFLGKRKWFAGEKITFVDFLMYDVLDQNRMLEPKCLDQFQNLKDFLDRFEALEKIAVYMSSSRFMKTPINNRMAKWSNQKK